A genomic segment from Roseofilum capinflatum BLCC-M114 encodes:
- a CDS encoding PadR family transcriptional regulator, protein MTFEEIYRFFQDPPPIHLNTELAVCYVLSVLLNKDSYGTELIRLLKKQYPKYRLSDTVLYSALKFLEEEEMITGYWKKLARRGRPRRMYQIQYRGRAQAQELALLWQEYTSDGPLEMAAPALTVRKSVSQS, encoded by the coding sequence ATGACATTTGAAGAAATTTATCGTTTTTTTCAAGACCCACCGCCCATTCACTTGAATACCGAGTTAGCCGTCTGTTATGTCTTATCCGTCTTACTCAATAAAGACTCCTATGGAACCGAACTCATCCGACTCCTGAAAAAGCAGTATCCCAAATATCGCCTATCCGATACAGTGCTTTACAGCGCCCTCAAATTCTTGGAAGAGGAAGAGATGATCACCGGATATTGGAAGAAACTCGCCCGACGGGGACGGCCTCGCAGGATGTATCAGATCCAATATCGGGGACGCGCTCAAGCTCAAGAATTGGCGCTCTTGTGGCAAGAATATACCAGTGATGGCCCCCTTGAAATGGCAGCTCCTGCTTTAACTGTGCGTAAAAGTGTCTCCCAATCTTAG
- a CDS encoding PEP-CTERM sorting domain-containing protein: protein MTSQKLFQWTSLLLTGASIFTASHAQAANFTFSRIASTDPSSVGSSYSQVYRGLGTSGHLSAWGPAFNLAADANYQAGRGIALSDRGGRVAYHARTVNGDAIYTNTGGRGLNARRLIAQVGTQIGQDTIVGFGPGIAISPNWNVAFVAKMSDGSQRIYTRQSSTAPLELIASSANGYTFAPGLSINNKGEVAFTAKSNGVVNVFKGDPGGITRISQCGANQCLFQAPSINRRGWVSFSMTDGIYAGNGAAVSQVITNPTFVAGAYREANINDNDMISAFIGVLPTTAIGGPAGQAILTGDGNSGSVVASNYCPPGQAHACHFDPTSSSFINMGTSSINDRNDNIVAFMANQTNPRDDRYKKGIFIGDDPLKDKVIGIGDALDGSTVTDLAMDRGSLNDSNEITFWAKLANGFEGVFRANSFADSQFNPWLPNCPVQQINQMNFCGVTSGRWFDPPTAYGFNYEMDSESLFTSILDLPVDFDNPFTVSVGDNVLGQFSSGDQINFNHYADLLGDLLVEGLDGVMGVKNFTVRTGDTIDPTNPMALPIKLAFNTETADFTLRPLDPEYESSQDIPEPSTLFGLVGVGAILIRLRHRRQSRKL, encoded by the coding sequence ATGACTTCTCAAAAACTCTTTCAATGGACGAGCCTACTGCTCACAGGTGCTTCAATCTTCACGGCCAGCCACGCGCAGGCAGCCAACTTCACTTTTTCCCGCATTGCCAGCACTGATCCAAGCAGTGTTGGCTCTAGTTACAGCCAAGTCTATCGCGGCTTAGGGACTAGCGGCCACCTTTCCGCCTGGGGGCCTGCTTTCAACTTAGCTGCTGATGCCAATTACCAAGCAGGTAGAGGGATTGCCCTCAGCGATCGCGGTGGACGAGTTGCTTATCATGCCAGAACCGTCAATGGAGATGCAATCTATACTAACACTGGCGGCAGAGGACTTAATGCTCGTCGGCTTATTGCTCAGGTAGGGACTCAAATCGGGCAAGATACCATTGTCGGTTTTGGCCCTGGAATTGCGATTAGTCCCAATTGGAACGTTGCTTTTGTCGCTAAGATGTCCGATGGCAGCCAGCGTATCTACACCCGACAGAGTAGCACTGCTCCCCTAGAATTAATTGCCAGTAGCGCTAATGGCTATACTTTCGCTCCTGGACTTTCCATCAACAATAAGGGAGAGGTGGCATTTACGGCCAAAAGCAATGGAGTTGTCAATGTCTTCAAAGGAGATCCAGGAGGAATCACCCGAATCAGTCAATGCGGAGCCAACCAATGCCTCTTTCAAGCACCATCCATTAACCGTAGGGGATGGGTTAGTTTCTCCATGACCGATGGCATATATGCTGGCAATGGTGCTGCTGTCTCTCAAGTCATTACCAATCCTACTTTTGTTGCAGGCGCATACCGCGAAGCGAATATCAATGACAACGACATGATTTCTGCTTTTATCGGAGTTCTGCCTACCACTGCTATTGGTGGACCTGCTGGGCAAGCCATCCTCACTGGAGATGGTAATAGTGGCAGTGTGGTTGCTAGTAATTACTGTCCACCAGGACAAGCGCATGCCTGTCATTTTGACCCAACGAGTTCAAGCTTCATTAATATGGGCACAAGCTCCATTAACGATAGAAATGACAATATTGTTGCCTTCATGGCCAATCAAACCAACCCTAGAGACGATCGATACAAGAAAGGAATCTTTATTGGAGACGATCCCCTTAAGGATAAAGTCATTGGTATTGGTGATGCCCTAGATGGCTCAACCGTTACCGACTTGGCCATGGATCGGGGGAGTCTCAACGATAGCAATGAGATTACCTTCTGGGCTAAACTGGCTAACGGTTTTGAAGGTGTTTTTCGTGCAAACTCGTTTGCTGATTCTCAGTTCAACCCCTGGCTGCCCAACTGCCCCGTGCAGCAGATTAATCAGATGAACTTCTGTGGTGTGACCAGTGGTCGTTGGTTCGATCCTCCGACTGCCTACGGATTTAACTACGAAATGGACAGCGAGTCCCTGTTTACTTCAATCTTAGATTTACCCGTTGACTTTGACAATCCGTTTACCGTTTCTGTCGGAGATAACGTTCTGGGTCAATTTTCCAGTGGCGATCAAATCAACTTCAATCACTATGCTGATTTGTTAGGCGACTTGCTGGTTGAAGGGTTAGATGGTGTTATGGGTGTGAAGAACTTTACGGTTCGCACAGGGGATACCATCGATCCGACGAATCCGATGGCATTGCCGATTAAACTGGCTTTCAACACTGAAACTGCTGACTTTACGCTCAGGCCTCTCGATCCAGAGTATGAATCTTCCCAAGATATTCCAGAACCCTCAACTCTGTTCGGATTAGTTGGAGTAGGCGCTATCTTAATCCGCTTGCGCCACCGTCGTCAATCCCGGAAGCTCTAA
- the accD gene encoding acetyl-CoA carboxylase, carboxyltransferase subunit beta, with protein MSLFDWFANRQKTSPISPERQEREIADGLWTKCPMCGVLTYTKDLQSNQMVCLECEHHFRVDSNERIAQLIDSKTWTPLDEHLRPDDPLKFKDRKRYSDRLKEYQAKTHLNDAVQTGLGQLDGLPIALAVMDFGFMGGSMGSVVGEKIARLLEKATSEGIPAIVICASGGARMQEGMLSLMQMAKISGAVERHQEAGLLYMPVLTHPTTGGVIASFAMLGDLILAEPKATIGFAGRRVIEQTLREKLPDDFQTSEYLLQHGFVDLIVPRTQLKKTLAQLVRLHGGVEETAKPMDKGQQNGDIPSYSHSLPDPTLNTHQAIEN; from the coding sequence ATGTCTTTATTTGATTGGTTTGCCAACAGACAAAAAACTTCTCCCATCAGCCCAGAACGCCAAGAGCGGGAAATTGCTGATGGGTTGTGGACGAAATGCCCCATGTGTGGAGTTTTGACCTATACGAAGGATTTACAGAGCAATCAAATGGTGTGTTTGGAATGCGAACACCATTTTCGGGTCGATAGCAATGAACGGATTGCCCAATTGATTGATAGTAAAACCTGGACTCCTTTGGATGAGCATTTGCGCCCGGACGATCCTTTAAAGTTTAAAGACCGCAAACGGTATAGCGATCGCCTCAAGGAATATCAAGCGAAAACCCATCTTAATGATGCGGTACAAACGGGTTTGGGTCAATTGGATGGCTTGCCCATTGCCCTAGCTGTGATGGACTTTGGCTTTATGGGGGGCAGCATGGGATCGGTGGTTGGGGAAAAAATTGCCCGACTGCTGGAAAAAGCGACTTCAGAGGGAATACCGGCGATCGTCATTTGTGCCTCTGGAGGGGCACGAATGCAGGAAGGAATGCTGAGTTTGATGCAAATGGCGAAAATTTCAGGAGCTGTCGAGCGTCATCAAGAAGCGGGTTTACTCTACATGCCTGTTCTCACCCATCCCACTACTGGGGGCGTAATTGCCAGTTTTGCCATGCTCGGCGATCTGATTCTGGCTGAACCGAAAGCCACCATTGGATTTGCCGGGCGACGAGTCATCGAACAAACCCTACGGGAAAAGCTCCCCGATGATTTCCAAACTTCGGAATATTTGCTGCAACATGGCTTTGTTGATTTAATTGTGCCCCGTACCCAACTGAAGAAAACTTTAGCCCAGTTGGTACGCCTCCATGGAGGGGTAGAAGAGACGGCTAAACCGATGGATAAAGGACAACAGAATGGAGATATTCCTAGCTATTCCCATTCCCTGCCCGATCCGACTCTCAACACCCATCAGGCGATCGAGAATTGA